From a region of the Nothobranchius furzeri strain GRZ-AD chromosome 12, NfurGRZ-RIMD1, whole genome shotgun sequence genome:
- the LOC107376302 gene encoding MICAL-like protein 1, which translates to MASSMEIMEWCRPTCAGYAGVDIRDVSSSFRDGLAFCAVIHKHRPDLIDFSSLCKENSYENNKLAFEVAETNLGIPALLDPNDLVPTKAPDSLSVLTYISQYYYFFHGPFRSGSSHSLSNIPKSHKTPNSRRSSKSSVDLETTTEEHARNGVMCSFCLKPVHLIQRCLSDGKFYHRSCFRCKICHATLLFDSRHAGSLMCSSHVKDSKTACADPSQRFRSPENKPRSESGAGFPALCSLDGLPITNVPRYAQKAESQDRPGAGESRAAIDGEDSTQSSVRGGRGEHTHCADRKAQQDAVKISCSVTEGSIYPVPAPRRSLDSSTVSVPAPRAKTMSSSPSAEISKNQSKSPGLHVAGPKVKSNHPWMAIVHPGPWSQLPPAPPPVPLPRSKSTPYSWGSSSRPKMPPPNPFEEEELLEEAATPEETSAAAVQSENGDVVGSSDAKGPVTESELNTDQTAYSEGGCGGKEVESEAATPTEGGSAGQIEITPEHSASDPAGQQEANGCDKKDVCKENSSSGKPELSKSRSLQNVSSTRGPAPGHGFPLIRRKVQTDQHVSTEDLQKQRKELESHLEELEQQGVDLERIVRDDKSSKEEQMLTEWIKVFHERQDLLHKDQELNNLIKQQHLEDKQADVEYELRCLLNKPEKDWGQEDRSREQQLMGELVVIVEQRNQIISSLDLNRQRQTNAGVIVDETMKDRDLQKDGLKESKKSKGKFKPAKVFKMLKH; encoded by the exons ATGGCATCTTCGATGGAAATAATGGAGTGGTGCCGCCCCACGTGCGCCGGTTATGCTGGAGTGGACATCAGGGACGTGTCCTCCTCGTTCAGGGATGGACTGGCCTTCTGTGCCGTCATCCACAAACACAGACCTGACCTAAT AGATTTCAGCTCACTCTGCAAAGAAAATTCTTACGAAAATAACAAGCTG GCATTTGAAGTTGCAGAAACAAATCTGGGGATCCCTGCTTTGCTGGATCCGAACGACCTGGTCCCCACCAAAGCTCCAGACTCTCTAAGCGTCCTCACTTACATTTCCCAATACTACTACTTCTTTCATG GTCCCTTCAGATCTGGATCATCTCACAGCTTGAGCAACATCCCAAAGAGTCATAAAACTCCCAACAGCAGGAGAAGCTCCAAG AGCTCAGTTGATCTGGAAACCACGACAGAAGAGCACGCGAGGAACGGGGTCATGTGTAGTTTCTGTTTAAAGCCTGTTCACCTCATACAGAGATGTCTGAGTGACGGGAAGTTTTACCATCGCAGCTGTTTCAG ATGTAAAatttgccacgccactcttttattTGATTCCCGTCATGCTGGCTCTTTGATGTGTTCCTCCCACGTAAAAGACTCTAAAACCGCTTGTGCTGACCCCAGTCAACGATTCAGATCCCCTGAGAATAAACCCAGAAGTGAGTCTGGGGCGGGTTTTCCAGCCCTCTGCTCTTTGGATGGACTGCCCATCACCAACGTTCCTCGTTACGCTCAGAAAGCGGAATCACAAGACAGACCAGGAGCAGGTGAGAGCAGAGCGGCGATAGATGGAGAAGACTCGACTCAGAGCAGCGTTAGAGGAGGAAGAGGGGAACACACGCATTGTGCAGACAGGAAGGCCCAACAGGATGCAGTAAAGATCTCTTGTTCGGTGACAGAAGGAAGTATTTATCCTGTTCCAGCACCCAGACGAAGTTTAGACTCCTCTACGGTCTCTGTTCCTGCTCCCAGAGCCAAAACAATGAGCAGCTCCCCTAGTGCAG AGATTTCAAAAAATCAAAGTAAATCACCTGGTTTGCATGT CGCGGGCCCTAAAGTGAAATCCAACCATCCCTGGATGGCCATCGTGCACCCCGGTCCGTGGTCACAGCTCCCGCCAGCTCCACCTCCAGTACCTCTCCCTCGGTCCAAATCGACCCCTTACTCATGGGGATCATCAAGCAGACCCAAAATGCCTCCTCCCAATCCGTTTGAAGAGGAGGAGCTCCTAGAGGAAGCTGCCACACCCGAGGAGACCTCTGCAGCCGCCGTCCAATCGGAAAACGGTGATGTAGTTGGTTCAAGTGATGCCAAAGGTCCTGTCACTGAATCTGAGCTGAATACAGATCAAACAGCGTATTCTGAAGGGGGGTGTGGAGGTAAAGAAGTTGAATCAGAAGCAGCGACCCCCACAGAGGGAGGATCAGCTGGCCAGATTG AGATCACACCTGAGCACTCTGCCTCGGACCCAGCAGGACAACAGGAAGCTAATGGATGTGACAAGAAG GATGTCTGCAAAGAAAACTCTTCCTCTGGAAAACCCGAGTTGTCCAAATCTAGGAGTTTACAGAACGTGTCGTCCACTCGTGGCCCGGCTCCAGGTCACGGTTTCCCCCTCATCAGGAGGAAG GTGCAAACAGACCAACACGTTTCCACGGAGGACCTGCAGAAGCAGAGGAAAGAACTGGAAAGTCATTTAGAAGAACTGGAACAGCAAGGAGTCGACCTGGAGAGGATAGTCAGAGATGACAAGAGCa gTAAAGAAGAACAAATGCTAACGGAGTGGATCAAAGTTTTCCACGAGAGACAAGATCTGCTGCACAAGGACCAAGAACTCAACAACCT AATAAAACAGCAACATTTAGAGGATAAACAAGCAGACGTGGAGTATGAGCTCAGATGTCTCCTTAATAAaccag AGAAAGACTGGGGTCAGGAGGATCGGAGTCGGGAGCAGCAGCTGATGGGAGAGCTGGTCGTCATCGTCGAGCAGAGGAACCAGATCATCAGCAGCTTGGACCTGAACAGACAGAG ACAAACAAATGCAGGTGTGATCGTGGATGAGACGATGAAGGACAGAG ATTTGCAGAAGGACGGATTAAAAGAGTCAAAGAAGTCAAAAGGAAAATTCAAGCCTGCAAAAGTGTTTAAAATGCTGAAACACTGA